ATCCCCCGTCGAGGCGCGCTCGGCGCGGCGGCGCAGGTCCAGCAGGCGCTCGCGCATCCGCTCGACGATCCGGGCGGGAGCGTGCGCGCGCAGGCGCGTGGAGGCCGAGCCCACGGCCCCGCGCCGGCGAAGCGCCCAGCCCTCGAGCGCGCGCACGAGGACGTCGCGGGTGTTGTCCAGCGTCTGGCGTCCGGTCTCGATCCGGCGGTAGGGATCGTGGAGGGCGCGGTGCGTCCGGAGCCCCTCGACGTGCCGGCGGTCGCGCTGCAGCTCGCGCATCAGTCGCTCGCGGGCGTGCCCGGCCAGCCGGTGCAGCGCCTGACGCGCCTCTTCTTGGCTCGCCCCCATCTGGGCGGCGTGCGAGGGTGTGGCGGCGCGGGCGTCGGCGGCGAAATCGGACAACGTGTAATCCGACTCGTGTCCCACGGCGGAGACGACGGGAATGCGCGAGGCGACGATCGCGCGCACCACGACCTCCTCGTTGAAGGCCCAGAGGTCTTCCATGGAGCCGCCTCCGCGCCCGATGACGATGAAGTCCGCGCCGCCCCATTCATTCACGAGGCGGATCGCGGCGGCGATCTGGGTTGCGGCCCCCTCCCCCTGAACCCGCGCCGGCGCGATCGTGAGCCGCACATGCGGCAGGCGCTGGCGGTAGACCCGGAGGAAGTCCTGGATGGCCGCGCCGGAGAGCGAGGTCACGAGCGCGATCCGCGTCGCGTAGCGCGGAATCGGCCGCTTTCTACCCTCGGCGAAGAGGCCTTCGGCCTGAAGCTTCCGCTTCAATTCCTCGAAGCGGATCTGGAGGGAACCGTAGCCGACAGGGACCACGCGCTCGGCCTTGAGCTGCATGCTCCCGCGCGGCTCGTAGATCGTGATGCAGCCGGTGATCCGGACAGCGACCCCATTTCCGAGGGTGACTCCCCGGAGCCTCGGCTGGTTGGCGAAGAAGACGACCTGCAGCTGGGCACGGCGATCCTTGATGCAGAAGTACTCGTGCCCCGACGCGTGGGCCTTGTAGTCGCTGATCTCCCCCTCGACAGTGACGGCCGGATACTCTCCGGTAAGGAGCGCGTTCAGCTCCGTGACGATCTCGCCAACGGTGTAGACGTGGGGCTCGCCCTCGCGCGGATCCCAGCGGGCGGTGGCGCGACGCGCGCTCACGATACGATTGCCTCGGCGGCCAGGTTTTTACCGCCGCTAGCGAGTGTGAATGTGAAGACAGGTGTCGCTCTCTCGGGATAACGCCCGGAGCTCACGATGCGCCCGCCCCCCAGCCCTGTCCTCACGATGCTGCCTCGGCGGCGTCGGCCAGATTGCGGAGCAACATCGCCACGGTCAGCGGCCCCACGCCGCCGGGCACCGGCGTGATCGCCGACGCGATGCCACGAACCGCCTCGAAGTCCACATCGCCCTCGTAGCGCGGCGCTCCAGGCGCGGGATTCGCGATGGGATGGATCCCGACGTCGATCACGACGGCGCCCGGGCGGACGTGCGCCGCGCCGATCGAGCGGCGGTGGCCGATGGCCACGACGAGGATCTCGGCCTCCCGGCAGAGCGCGGGAAGGTCGCGCGTCTCCGAGTGGCACAGGGTCACCGTCGCGTTCATCCCCGGCTCGCGCGACGACAGCAGCACCGAGAGCGGACGGCCGACGATGCGGCTCCGCCCGAGGATCACGGCGCGCTTCCCCGCGAGATCGCCGCAGTGGCGCCGCAGGAGCTCCTGAACCCCGAGCGGCGTGGCCGGGCGCGGTGCGGGAAGCCCGTTCACCCACCGGCCCACGTTCGCGGGATGGATGCCGTCCACGTCCTTGGCCTGGGGCACATCCTCCAGGTGGCGCTCCTCGCGCAGATGGCGCGGGAGCGGAAGCTGGAGAATCAACCCGTGCACGGCCGGATCGTCGCCGATCGCGCGAAGGGCATCGCCCAGCTTCGATTCGGAGATGTCTTCCGCAAGGCGATGGACGGTGGCGACGGCGCCTGCTTCCTGTGCCGCCTTCACCTTGGCCCGCACGTAGGGATTCCCGGAAGGGGGCTCTCCGACCGTGACGACGGCAAGCCCCGCGGGCCTGCCCCGGTCGCGGAGCGCCTCGAGGCGCCGCTTCACCCCGGCGCGGATTTCGGTAGCGAGCGGGCCGCCCAGCAGAAGCGCCGCAGCGGGCGCGGTGGTCACGGGATGGCCGTCGCGGCGGTCACGGGACGACGGCTCCCGGGGCCGGCTCCAGCGCCATGGCCACACGCTCGATGTGGCGGCAGCGCCCGGTGACGTCGTCCACCTCGAGGTGCACGCCGTGAAGGCGTACATCCCCCGTCGCGGGCTCGAAGCGGGTCGGCAGCAGCGTGAGGAACTTTCGGATCGCCTGGTCCTTGCGCACGCCGATCACCGAGTCGTGCGGCCCGGTCATCCCGGCGTCGGTGATGTAGCCGGTGCCGCCGGGCAGGATCCGCTCGTCCGCGGTCTGGACGTGCGTGTGCGTGCCGATCACGGCCGAGACCTTGCCGTCCAGGTGCCACCCCAGCGCCACCTTCTCCGCGGTCGCCTCGGCGTGGAAGTCCACGAGGATGATCGGCGTCTCCTCGCGGAGCTTCGCCGCCTCTTCCTCCGCCACGCGGAAGGGGTCGAGCAGCTCGCGCATGAAAACCCGTCCCATGAGATTGATGACCCCAACCTTCGCGCCCGAAGCGGTCCGGGCGATCATCACGCCGCGCCCCGGCACCCCTGGCGGGTAGTTGTGCGGCCGGAGCAGCAAAGGTTCCGAGTCCAGCAGAGGCATCACCTCGCGCCGGTCCCAGATGTGGTTGCCGCTGGTCATGCACTGGACGCCCAGCCCCTTCACCTCTTCCAGGATCTCTTTCGTGACGCCGAAGCCGGCGGCCGCGTTCTCCACGTTCACGACCACCAGGTCGATGCCCATGGAGGCGACGATCTCGGGCAGGAGGTCCCGGACCGCGCGGCGGCCCGGAGAACCGAAGATGTCCGCGACGAAGAGGATGTTCACGCGGGGCCTAGCGCGCGTATTCCATGGCGCGCGTCTCGCGGATCACCACGACCTTGATCATGCCGGGGTACTGGAGCTCCCGCTCGACGCGACGGGCGACGTCGCTCGCCAGCTGCGAGGCGCGCGCGTCGTCCACGTTCTTGGGCTCGACCATGATGCGCACCTCGCGCCCCGCCTGGATCGCGTAGGACTTCTCGACCCCCGGGAAGGAGTCGGCGATCTTCTCCAGCGCCTCGAGGCGCTTCACGTAGTTCTCGATGCTCTCGCGTCGCGCGCCGGGGCGCGCGCCGGAGACGGCGTCCGCCGCCATGACGAGCACGGCGTAGAGGTTCTCCGCCGTGGGATCGTGATGGTGGTAGCCCACCGCGCGGACCACCTCCTGCGGCTCGCCGTAGCGCTGGGCGAAATCCATCGAGATCTGCGCGTGCGCTCCCTCCACCTCGTGCGTCACGGCCTTGCCCAGGTCGTGGAGGAGCCCCGCGCGCTTGGCGATCTGCGTGTCGAAGCCGAGCTGCCCCGCCATGATCCCGCAGAT
This genomic window from Candidatus Binatia bacterium contains:
- the xseA gene encoding exodeoxyribonuclease VII large subunit, producing the protein MSARRATARWDPREGEPHVYTVGEIVTELNALLTGEYPAVTVEGEISDYKAHASGHEYFCIKDRRAQLQVVFFANQPRLRGVTLGNGVAVRITGCITIYEPRGSMQLKAERVVPVGYGSLQIRFEELKRKLQAEGLFAEGRKRPIPRYATRIALVTSLSGAAIQDFLRVYRQRLPHVRLTIAPARVQGEGAATQIAAAIRLVNEWGGADFIVIGRGGGSMEDLWAFNEEVVVRAIVASRIPVVSAVGHESDYTLSDFAADARAATPSHAAQMGASQEEARQALHRLAGHARERLMRELQRDRRHVEGLRTHRALHDPYRRIETGRQTLDNTRDVLVRALEGWALRRRGAVGSASTRLRAHAPARIVERMRERLLDLRRRAERASTGD
- a CDS encoding bifunctional 5,10-methylenetetrahydrofolate dehydrogenase/5,10-methenyltetrahydrofolate cyclohydrolase, whose amino-acid sequence is MTTAPAAALLLGGPLATEIRAGVKRRLEALRDRGRPAGLAVVTVGEPPSGNPYVRAKVKAAQEAGAVATVHRLAEDISESKLGDALRAIGDDPAVHGLILQLPLPRHLREERHLEDVPQAKDVDGIHPANVGRWVNGLPAPRPATPLGVQELLRRHCGDLAGKRAVILGRSRIVGRPLSVLLSSREPGMNATVTLCHSETRDLPALCREAEILVVAIGHRRSIGAAHVRPGAVVIDVGIHPIANPAPGAPRYEGDVDFEAVRGIASAITPVPGGVGPLTVAMLLRNLADAAEAAS
- a CDS encoding TIGR00282 family metallophosphoesterase; this translates as MNILFVADIFGSPGRRAVRDLLPEIVASMGIDLVVVNVENAAAGFGVTKEILEEVKGLGVQCMTSGNHIWDRREVMPLLDSEPLLLRPHNYPPGVPGRGVMIARTASGAKVGVINLMGRVFMRELLDPFRVAEEEAAKLREETPIILVDFHAEATAEKVALGWHLDGKVSAVIGTHTHVQTADERILPGGTGYITDAGMTGPHDSVIGVRKDQAIRKFLTLLPTRFEPATGDVRLHGVHLEVDDVTGRCRHIERVAMALEPAPGAVVP